A single Acidobacteriota bacterium DNA region contains:
- a CDS encoding D-2-hydroxyacid dehydrogenase, which translates to MNVFPTVRSVGLCLVALGFCVQTPALAQDIGLCISERFADQVADVVAEQDGARMIRFGDHAQLLERVGQCDAVIAMAPTGLDEVLRAGPRLRWLQTASAGVERLVRFEELVASDIVLTSAKILQGPEIADHAFALLLTLTRDIRFFNKQETWNRANHLPIIELRGKTALIIGLGGIGSQIAQRAAAFEMSVIAVDPKDIPMSRDVDYVGTPDELDELLPQADVVFSSVPHTPASHGMLGKEQFALMKDGVYVVNVSRGAIIDTDALVAALRSGKVRAAGLDVTAPEPLPDGHPLWSMPNVVITPHIATVSDHSIERRVILFRDNIERFVNGRPLRNVIDKELGY; encoded by the coding sequence ATGAACGTGTTTCCGACGGTGAGGTCCGTAGGCCTCTGCCTTGTTGCACTCGGGTTCTGTGTGCAGACGCCCGCCCTCGCGCAAGACATCGGACTCTGCATTTCCGAGCGATTCGCCGATCAGGTGGCCGATGTGGTCGCGGAGCAGGACGGCGCGCGCATGATTCGTTTCGGTGATCATGCGCAACTGCTGGAGAGAGTGGGGCAGTGCGATGCCGTCATCGCCATGGCGCCAACCGGCCTCGACGAGGTACTCCGTGCCGGGCCGCGCCTGCGCTGGCTGCAAACCGCGAGCGCCGGGGTCGAGAGATTGGTGCGATTCGAGGAACTCGTGGCTTCGGACATCGTGTTGACCAGCGCGAAGATCCTGCAAGGGCCTGAGATCGCCGATCACGCCTTTGCCCTGCTGTTGACTCTCACTCGCGACATCCGCTTCTTCAACAAGCAGGAGACATGGAACCGCGCAAACCATCTTCCGATCATCGAGCTGCGAGGCAAGACGGCTCTCATCATCGGCCTGGGGGGCATTGGTAGCCAGATCGCCCAGCGCGCGGCGGCCTTCGAGATGAGCGTCATCGCGGTCGATCCGAAGGACATTCCAATGAGCCGGGATGTTGACTACGTCGGCACGCCGGACGAGCTCGACGAGCTCCTGCCGCAGGCCGACGTCGTCTTCAGCAGCGTTCCGCACACTCCGGCTTCCCACGGCATGCTCGGCAAGGAGCAGTTCGCGCTGATGAAGGACGGGGTCTACGTCGTCAACGTGTCACGCGGCGCGATCATCGACACCGACGCTCTCGTGGCGGCGCTCCGCTCCGGCAAGGTGCGTGCGGCGGGTCTCGACGTGACCGCCCCCGAGCCCCTGCCTGACGGTCATCCCCTCTGGTCGATGCCCAACGTGGTCATCACGCCACACATTGCGACGGTGTCCGATCACTCGATTGAGCGGCGGGTCATTCTCTTCCGCGACAACATCGAGCGTTTCGTCAACGGCCGTCCGCTGCGTAACGTGATCGACAAGGAACTGGGGTACTGA
- a CDS encoding PQQ-binding-like beta-propeller repeat protein codes for MGLLSVTAQVRAADELIAVTDEMLQNPSDDDWLMWRRTLDGWGYSPLDQIHRENVNELRLVWSRGMREGRQQGTPLIYDGVMYLPNPKDVIQAIDAVTGDLIWEHRRDLPDDVASYVGSLGANNRNLAIYDRLIIDTSYDEHIFALDATTGELVWDTEILDYRTHPAIQSSGPIIADGKVISGRSCRRLAGPEACVVTAHDPHTGRELWRRRTIPAPGEPGDESWGEVPFADRRHVGTWMVPSYDPALELLYIGTSVTSPAPKFLLGGAKNRHLYHNSTLALEVATGEIAWYYQHLIDHWDLDHPFERILVDTAVAPDPSEVPWINPRLEPGEVRKVTTGIPGKTGVVYTLDRETGEFLWATPTVTQNVISDIDGATGEVTENVETVFTELGQTILVCPSYFGGRDWQAGAYSPLTGNMFFPLRNTCAQMTASLEERLALYALNVDDQIAPGTDQLGSVYAVSVKTGKIVWTHEQRAGTQALFASGGGLVFVGDANGRFKALDQETGDVLWEINLGSAVSGFPISYGVDGRQYVVASTGPGSAALGSPLTPELRPSSSNTLFVFALPERRVSAQRGAGGQ; via the coding sequence GTGGGGCTCTTGTCCGTCACCGCCCAGGTTCGGGCGGCGGACGAGTTGATCGCCGTCACCGACGAGATGCTGCAGAACCCCAGCGATGACGACTGGCTCATGTGGCGCCGCACACTCGACGGCTGGGGCTACAGCCCGCTCGACCAGATCCACCGCGAGAACGTGAACGAGCTGCGCCTCGTCTGGTCACGCGGCATGAGGGAGGGTCGCCAGCAGGGGACTCCCCTGATCTACGACGGAGTGATGTACCTGCCCAACCCGAAGGACGTCATTCAGGCGATCGACGCGGTGACCGGCGACCTGATCTGGGAGCATCGCCGCGACCTTCCCGACGACGTTGCCAGCTACGTCGGCAGCCTCGGCGCCAACAACCGCAATCTGGCCATCTACGACAGGTTGATCATCGATACCAGTTACGACGAGCACATCTTCGCCCTCGACGCGACGACGGGCGAGCTGGTCTGGGACACGGAGATCCTCGACTACCGGACGCATCCGGCGATCCAGAGTTCCGGTCCCATCATCGCCGACGGCAAGGTGATCTCCGGGCGCAGTTGCCGGCGCCTCGCCGGGCCGGAGGCGTGTGTCGTCACCGCCCACGATCCGCACACCGGCAGAGAACTGTGGCGCCGGCGCACGATTCCCGCGCCAGGCGAGCCGGGAGACGAGAGCTGGGGTGAGGTGCCCTTCGCGGATCGCAGGCACGTCGGCACCTGGATGGTGCCGAGCTACGATCCCGCCCTCGAACTCCTGTACATCGGAACGTCGGTGACCTCGCCGGCGCCGAAGTTCCTCCTCGGCGGCGCGAAGAACAGGCACCTCTACCACAACTCCACCCTGGCGCTCGAGGTGGCCACCGGCGAGATCGCCTGGTACTACCAGCATCTCATCGACCACTGGGATCTCGACCATCCCTTCGAACGCATCCTGGTCGACACGGCGGTCGCGCCCGACCCGAGCGAGGTGCCGTGGATCAACCCCCGTCTCGAGCCGGGAGAAGTGCGCAAGGTGACGACCGGGATTCCAGGCAAGACCGGCGTGGTCTACACCCTCGACCGCGAGACCGGAGAGTTTCTCTGGGCCACTCCCACCGTGACGCAGAACGTGATCAGCGACATCGACGGCGCCACCGGAGAGGTGACCGAGAACGTCGAGACGGTGTTCACCGAGCTCGGCCAGACCATCCTCGTCTGTCCGAGCTATTTCGGCGGCAGGGATTGGCAGGCCGGCGCCTACAGCCCGCTGACCGGCAACATGTTCTTCCCCCTGCGCAACACCTGCGCGCAGATGACGGCCAGCCTGGAGGAACGTCTCGCCCTCTACGCTCTGAACGTGGATGACCAGATCGCCCCCGGCACCGACCAACTGGGTAGCGTCTACGCCGTTTCGGTGAAGACCGGAAAGATCGTCTGGACTCACGAGCAGCGGGCCGGAACCCAGGCGCTGTTCGCGAGCGGCGGCGGACTGGTCTTCGTGGGCGATGCGAACGGGCGTTTCAAGGCTCTGGACCAGGAAACCGGCGACGTCCTGTGGGAGATCAATCTCGGCTCGGCGGTCTCCGGCTTTCCGATCAGCTACGGGGTCGACGGACGGCAGTATGTCGTCGCTTCGACCGGCCCTGGGTCGGCGGCGCTTGGCTCGCCGCTCACCCCCGAACTGCGCCCGAGCTCGAGCAACACCCTCTTCGTCTTCGCTCTGCCTGAGCGCAGAGTGTCTGCCCAACGAGGCGCAGGGGGTCAATGA